Proteins encoded by one window of Haematobia irritans isolate KBUSLIRL chromosome 2, ASM5000362v1, whole genome shotgun sequence:
- the LOC142225223 gene encoding uncharacterized protein LOC142225223, with translation MTEILNVSEKPFSDENITKKDYHSYVPYIRSFKNNDEIRITIQNQDLYVLPAESYIYIEGTITVASGERAINARLKNNCVAHMFDEIRYELNGVEIDRSRYLGISSTIKNFASLTSFESNMLLNAGWSSLEDISVNTFNFYVPLKMLLGFAEDFHKIILHSKHDLILLRGSSDSQACYSSDPKENLNLTITNVMWRIPHVHLSDIMKVKVMKTVRDGTSLPIAFRSWDCHFNPTFFGSMKCNWNVKLSLNRERPRFILFAFVREGKFAHCNLTNIKVHLNSETYPYDDLNLKFDENRYAILYEMYTKFQENYYQRESYPILSLTKFKESPIIVIDVSHQNEMIKHGPIDVKLEIETSKLIPQNTHAYCLILHDRLMEYTPLTAVVRKII, from the coding sequence ATGACTGAAATTCTTAATGTATCCGAAAAGCCTTTTTCAGatgaaaatattactaaaaaagACTACCATAGTTATGTCCCATATATTCGTTCATTTAAAAACAATGATGAAATAAGAATAACCATACAAAATCAAGATTTGTATGTATTACCGGCTGAAAGTTATATTTACATAGAGGGTACCATAACAGTGGCCAGTGGAGAAAGAGCAATCAATGctcgtttgaaaaacaattgtgTAGCGCACATGTTTGATGAAATCCGATATGAGCTTAATGGTGTTGAAATTGATCGATCGAGATATCTTGGAATATCaagtacaataaaaaatttcgcaTCTCTAACAAGTTTTGAGAGTAATATGCTTCTAAACGCAGGATGGAGTTCTTTAGAGGATATATCCGTAAACACATTCAACTTTTATGTTCCATTGAAGATGTTACTCGGTTTTGCTGAAGACTTCCATAAAATTATCTTGCATAGCAAACATGATCTTATACTTCTGCGAGGTTCTAGTGATAGCCAAGCATGCTATTCATCGGATCCCAaagaaaatctaaatttaacCATCACCAACGTGATGTGGAGGATTCCCCATGTTCACCTCTCTGACATAATGAAAGTAAAAGTTATGAAAACAGTGCGCGATGGTACGTCGTTACCAATTGCATTTCGAAGTTGGGATTGCCATTTTAACCCCACATTCTTTGGTTCGATGAAGTGCAATTGGAATGTCAAGTTGTCGTTGAACAGGGAGAGACCACGCTTCATTTTGTTTGCATTTGTACGAGAAGGAAAGTTTGCTCATTGTAATTTAACCAATATaaaagttcatttgaactctgaGACCTATCCATAtgatgatttaaatttaaaatttgatgagAATCGATATGCCATACTCTACGAAATGTATacgaaatttcaagaaaactattATCAAAGGGAGTCATATCCAATTTTAAGTCTTACAAAGTTCAAAGAATCACCAATAATAGTCATTGATGTTAGCCATCAAAATGAAATGATAAAGCATGGACCAATAGATGTCAAACTCGAgattgaaacgagtaaattaatCCCTCAAAATACTCATGCCTACTGTCTTATATTACATGATCGATTGATGGAATACACACCTTTGACTGCAGTTGtccgaaaaattatttaa